A section of the Babylonia areolata isolate BAREFJ2019XMU chromosome 1, ASM4173473v1, whole genome shotgun sequence genome encodes:
- the LOC143292000 gene encoding uncharacterized protein LOC143292000 yields the protein MVVSADQREESRGVDSEVVRGVAVDTEQGGATGVSGTVSTPSSPLGHRATPGQRQRDSGSGRGDGDFPRSGQVTSSGEPRGSVRGSRDSLGHPCGDARAARTSFVAGKQTEMSAFLGNQPRKSPANSSRGRGRGGGVSDRNLRSSVLRKP from the coding sequence ATGGTTGTCTCCGCCGATCAACGTGAGGAATCACGTGGCGTTGACAGTGAGGTGGTCAGAGGGGTGGCAGTGGACACGGAGCAGGGCGGTGCAACAGGTGTCAGCGGgactgtctctaccccctcctcaccacttGGACACCGTGCAACTCCGGGTCAGCGTCAGCGTGACAGTGGCAGCGGGAGAGGAGACGGGGACTTCCCTCGTAGCGGCCAGGTGACGTCATCGGGAGAACCACGCGGGTCAGTCAGAGGCAGCAGGGATTCCCTGGGTCACCCCTGTGGTGACGCACGAGCAGCACGCACTTCTTTTGTTGCAGGAAAACAGACCGAGATGAGCGCATTCCTGGGGAACCAGCCACGCAAGTCGCCAGCAAATTCGAGCCGTGGCAGAGGGAGAGGTGGCGGTGTCAGTGACAGGAACCTCCGTTCGAGCGTGTTGAGAAAGCCATAG